The following proteins come from a genomic window of Phacochoerus africanus isolate WHEZ1 chromosome 9, ROS_Pafr_v1, whole genome shotgun sequence:
- the PPP4R3A gene encoding serine/threonine-protein phosphatase 4 regulatory subunit 3A isoform X1, with the protein MTDTRRRVKVYTLNEDRQWDDRGTGHVSSGYVERLKGMSLLVRAESDGSLLLESKINPNTAYQKQQDTLIVWSEAENYDLALSFQEKAGCDEIWEKICQVQGKDPSVDITQDLVDESEEERFDDMSSPGLELPSCELSRLEEIAELVASSLPSPLRREKLALALENEGYIKKLLELFHVCEDLENIEGLHHLYEIIKGIFLLNRTALFEVMFSEECIMDVIGCLEYDPALSQPRKHREFLTKTAKFKEVIPISDPELKQKIHQTYRVQYIQDMVLPTPSVFEENMLSTLHSFIFFNKVEIVGMLQEDEKFLTDLFAQLTDEATDEEKRQELVNFLKEFCAFSQTLQPQNRDAFFKTLSNMGILPALEVILGMDDTQVRSAATDIFSYLVEYNPSMVREFVMQEAQQNDDVSKKLTEQKITNKDILLINLIIEHMICDTDPELGGAVQLMGLLRTLVDPENMLATANKTEKTEFLGFFYKHCMHVLTAPLLANTTEDKPSKDDFQTAQLLALVLELLTFCVEHHTYHIKNYIINKDILRRVLVLMASKHAFLALCALRFKRKIIGLKDEFYNRYIMKSFLFEPVVKAFLNNGSRYNLMNSAIIEMFEFIRVEDIKSLTAHVIENYWKALEDVDYVQTFKGLKLRFEQQRERQDNPKLDSMRSILRNHRYRRDARTLEDEEEMWFNTDEDDMEDGEAVVSPSDKTKNDDDIMDPISKFMERKKLKESEEKEVLLKTNLSGRQSPSFKLSLSSGTKTNLTSQSPATNLPGSPGSPGSPGSPGSPGSIPKNTSQTAAITTKGGLVGLVDYPDDDEDDDEDEDKEDALPLSKKAKFES; encoded by the exons gaCACTTTGATTGTGTGGTCTGAAGCAGAAAATTATGACTTGGCCCTTAGCTTTCAAGAAAAAGCTGGATGTGATGAaatttgggagaaaatatgtcag GTTCAAGGAAAGGACCCGTCAGTGGACATCACTCAGGACCTTGTAGATGAGTCTGAAGAGGAACGTTTTGATGATATGTCATCGCCAGGTTTAGAATTGCCATCTTGTGAATTAAGTCGCCTTGAGGAAATTGCAGAACTTGTGGCATCATCTTTACCTTCTCCCCTGCGTCGTGAAAAACTTGCACTAGCACTGGAAAATGAGGGTTATATTAAAAAGCTCTTAGAGCTTTTTCATGTGTGTGAGGATTTGGAGAATATTGAAGGACTGCACCACTTGTATGAAATTATCAAAGGCATCTTCCTCTTGAATCGAACTGCTCTTTTTGAAGTTATGTTCTCCGAGGAATGTATAATGGACGTCATTGGATGCTTAGAATACGATCCTGCTTTATCACAACCACGAAAACATAGGGAATTTCTAACAAAAACAGCCAAGTTTAAAGAAGTGATTCCCATATCAGATCCTGAgctgaaacaaaaaattcatcaGACATACAGAGTTCAGTATATACAGGATATGGTTCTACCTACCCCTTCAGTCTTTGAAGAAAATATGTTATCAACTCTtcactcttttatctttttcaataaagTAGAAATTGTTGGTATGTTACAG gaagatgaaaaatttctgaCAGATTTGTTTGCACAATTAACAGATGAAGcaacagatgaggaaaaaagacaggaattg gttaactttttaaaagaattttgtgCGTTTTCCCAAACGCTACAACCTCAAAACAGAGATGCTTTTTTCAAGACTTTGTCAAACATGGGTATATTACCAGCTTTAGAAGTCATCCTT GGCATGGATGATACACAGGTGCGAAGTGCTGCTACTGATATATTCTCATACTTGGTTGAATATAATCCATCCATGGTACGAGAGTTTGTCATGCAGGAGGCACAACAGAATGATGATGTAAGTAAGAAGTTAACAGAGcaaaaaataaccaacaag GATATTTTGCTCATCAACCTCATTATAGAACATATGATTTGTGATACAGACCCTGAACTTGGAGGAGCAGTCCAACTTATGGGCCTGCTTCGCACCTTGGTTGACCCAGAAAACATGCTAGCTACTGCCAAT aaaacagaaaagactgaATTTCTGGGTTTCTTCTACAAGCACTGTATGCATGTCCTTACTGCTCCATTACTGGCAAATACAACAGAAGACAAACCTAGCAAAG aCGACTTTCAGACTGCCCAGTTGTTGGCACTGGTATTggaattgttaacattttgtgtGGAGCACCATACCTACCACATAAAGAACTACATTATTAATAAGGACATCCTCCGGAGAGTGCTAGTTCTCATGGCCTCGAAGCATGCTTTCTTGGCATTAT GTGCTCTTCGTTTTAAGAGAAAGATTATTGGATTAAAAGATGAGTTTTACAACCGCTACATAatgaaaagttttttgtttgaaCCTGTAGTCAAAGCATTTCTCAACAATGGATCCCGCTACAACCTGATGAACTCTGCCATAATAGAAATGTTTGAATTTATTAGAGTG GAAGATATAAAATCATTAACTGCTCATGTAATTGAAAATTACTGGAAAGCACTGGAAGATGTAGATTATGTACAGACATTTAAAGGATTGAAACTGAGATTTGAACAGCAAAGAGAAAGGCAAGATAATCCTAAACTCGACAG TATGCGTTCCATTTTGAGGAATCATAGATACCGAAGAGACGCCAGAACACTAGAAGATGAGGAGGAGATGTGGTTCAACACAGATGAAGACGACATGGAAGATGGAGAAGCAGTGGTGTCTCCATCTGACAAAACTAAGAATGATGATGACATTATGGATCCAATAAGTAAATTCatggagaggaagaaat TAAAAGAAAGTGAGGAAAAGGAGGTGCTTCTGAAAACGAATCTTTCTGGTCGGCAGAGCCCAAGTTTCAAGCTTTCTCTCTCTAGTGGAACAAAGACTAACCTCACCAGCCAGTCACCTGCAACAAATCTGCCTGGTTCTCCAGGATCACCTGGATCCCCAGGATCTCCAGGCTCTCCTGGATCCATCCCTAAAAATACATCTCAGACGGCAGCTATTACTACCAAG GGAGGCCTCGTGGGTCTGGTAGATTATCCTGATGATGACGAAGATGATGATGAGGATGAAGACAAGGAAGACGCGCTACCACTGTCAAAGAAAGCAAAGTTTGAGTCCTAA
- the PPP4R3A gene encoding serine/threonine-protein phosphatase 4 regulatory subunit 3A isoform X2, producing the protein MTDTRRRVKVYTLNEDRQWDDRGTGHVSSGYVERLKGMSLLVRAESDGSLLLESKINPNTAYQKQQDTLIVWSEAENYDLALSFQEKAGCDEIWEKICQVQGKDPSVDITQDLVDESEEERFDDMSSPGLELPSCELSRLEEIAELVASSLPSPLRREKLALALENEGYIKKLLELFHVCEDLENIEGLHHLYEIIKGIFLLNRTALFEVMFSEECIMDVIGCLEYDPALSQPRKHREFLTKTAKFKEVIPISDPELKQKIHQTYRVQYIQDMVLPTPSVFEENMLSTLHSFIFFNKVEIVGMLQEDEKFLTDLFAQLTDEATDEEKRQELVNFLKEFCAFSQTLQPQNRDAFFKTLSNMGILPALEVILGMDDTQVRSAATDIFSYLVEYNPSMVREFVMQEAQQNDDDILLINLIIEHMICDTDPELGGAVQLMGLLRTLVDPENMLATANKTEKTEFLGFFYKHCMHVLTAPLLANTTEDKPSKDDFQTAQLLALVLELLTFCVEHHTYHIKNYIINKDILRRVLVLMASKHAFLALCALRFKRKIIGLKDEFYNRYIMKSFLFEPVVKAFLNNGSRYNLMNSAIIEMFEFIRVEDIKSLTAHVIENYWKALEDVDYVQTFKGLKLRFEQQRERQDNPKLDSMRSILRNHRYRRDARTLEDEEEMWFNTDEDDMEDGEAVVSPSDKTKNDDDIMDPISKFMERKKLKESEEKEVLLKTNLSGRQSPSFKLSLSSGTKTNLTSQSPATNLPGSPGSPGSPGSPGSPGSIPKNTSQTAAITTKGGLVGLVDYPDDDEDDDEDEDKEDALPLSKKAKFES; encoded by the exons gaCACTTTGATTGTGTGGTCTGAAGCAGAAAATTATGACTTGGCCCTTAGCTTTCAAGAAAAAGCTGGATGTGATGAaatttgggagaaaatatgtcag GTTCAAGGAAAGGACCCGTCAGTGGACATCACTCAGGACCTTGTAGATGAGTCTGAAGAGGAACGTTTTGATGATATGTCATCGCCAGGTTTAGAATTGCCATCTTGTGAATTAAGTCGCCTTGAGGAAATTGCAGAACTTGTGGCATCATCTTTACCTTCTCCCCTGCGTCGTGAAAAACTTGCACTAGCACTGGAAAATGAGGGTTATATTAAAAAGCTCTTAGAGCTTTTTCATGTGTGTGAGGATTTGGAGAATATTGAAGGACTGCACCACTTGTATGAAATTATCAAAGGCATCTTCCTCTTGAATCGAACTGCTCTTTTTGAAGTTATGTTCTCCGAGGAATGTATAATGGACGTCATTGGATGCTTAGAATACGATCCTGCTTTATCACAACCACGAAAACATAGGGAATTTCTAACAAAAACAGCCAAGTTTAAAGAAGTGATTCCCATATCAGATCCTGAgctgaaacaaaaaattcatcaGACATACAGAGTTCAGTATATACAGGATATGGTTCTACCTACCCCTTCAGTCTTTGAAGAAAATATGTTATCAACTCTtcactcttttatctttttcaataaagTAGAAATTGTTGGTATGTTACAG gaagatgaaaaatttctgaCAGATTTGTTTGCACAATTAACAGATGAAGcaacagatgaggaaaaaagacaggaattg gttaactttttaaaagaattttgtgCGTTTTCCCAAACGCTACAACCTCAAAACAGAGATGCTTTTTTCAAGACTTTGTCAAACATGGGTATATTACCAGCTTTAGAAGTCATCCTT GGCATGGATGATACACAGGTGCGAAGTGCTGCTACTGATATATTCTCATACTTGGTTGAATATAATCCATCCATGGTACGAGAGTTTGTCATGCAGGAGGCACAACAGAATGATGAT GATATTTTGCTCATCAACCTCATTATAGAACATATGATTTGTGATACAGACCCTGAACTTGGAGGAGCAGTCCAACTTATGGGCCTGCTTCGCACCTTGGTTGACCCAGAAAACATGCTAGCTACTGCCAAT aaaacagaaaagactgaATTTCTGGGTTTCTTCTACAAGCACTGTATGCATGTCCTTACTGCTCCATTACTGGCAAATACAACAGAAGACAAACCTAGCAAAG aCGACTTTCAGACTGCCCAGTTGTTGGCACTGGTATTggaattgttaacattttgtgtGGAGCACCATACCTACCACATAAAGAACTACATTATTAATAAGGACATCCTCCGGAGAGTGCTAGTTCTCATGGCCTCGAAGCATGCTTTCTTGGCATTAT GTGCTCTTCGTTTTAAGAGAAAGATTATTGGATTAAAAGATGAGTTTTACAACCGCTACATAatgaaaagttttttgtttgaaCCTGTAGTCAAAGCATTTCTCAACAATGGATCCCGCTACAACCTGATGAACTCTGCCATAATAGAAATGTTTGAATTTATTAGAGTG GAAGATATAAAATCATTAACTGCTCATGTAATTGAAAATTACTGGAAAGCACTGGAAGATGTAGATTATGTACAGACATTTAAAGGATTGAAACTGAGATTTGAACAGCAAAGAGAAAGGCAAGATAATCCTAAACTCGACAG TATGCGTTCCATTTTGAGGAATCATAGATACCGAAGAGACGCCAGAACACTAGAAGATGAGGAGGAGATGTGGTTCAACACAGATGAAGACGACATGGAAGATGGAGAAGCAGTGGTGTCTCCATCTGACAAAACTAAGAATGATGATGACATTATGGATCCAATAAGTAAATTCatggagaggaagaaat TAAAAGAAAGTGAGGAAAAGGAGGTGCTTCTGAAAACGAATCTTTCTGGTCGGCAGAGCCCAAGTTTCAAGCTTTCTCTCTCTAGTGGAACAAAGACTAACCTCACCAGCCAGTCACCTGCAACAAATCTGCCTGGTTCTCCAGGATCACCTGGATCCCCAGGATCTCCAGGCTCTCCTGGATCCATCCCTAAAAATACATCTCAGACGGCAGCTATTACTACCAAG GGAGGCCTCGTGGGTCTGGTAGATTATCCTGATGATGACGAAGATGATGATGAGGATGAAGACAAGGAAGACGCGCTACCACTGTCAAAGAAAGCAAAGTTTGAGTCCTAA